From a region of the Oryzias melastigma strain HK-1 linkage group LG4, ASM292280v2, whole genome shotgun sequence genome:
- the nhsa gene encoding Nance-Horan syndrome protein isoform X2 yields MPFAKRVVEPQFLCRYQVPNEEGLAFEDLVSISNVALSRTLRQLSDLAKHACSIFQELEVELTSTKQRLGGLHGRLSLLQQTCNGLDPKEEAVPVSNLDVESKLTEHFQSSWLQQRNLLNSSTRPACIEDLHKQASLSLWALNRDHQRASGSGERRVTISALPPMPLYPSSSPVKTRLFADASTQITQAARSDPDTDGVALGHRSKLPIPNTPSTLDKQTNWSRALPLPTPEERMKSSSQVISSCIIPINVTGVGFDRDASVRCSLVHSQSVLQRRRKLRRRRTVAGVPRQVHPDLDSDESPGSRERTVIVHASLDLTPSREEISTHLTTRDSGCQTEDFLISGAPSRRKIRSQRGQGISLLLSHSAGNISSLADGGDGMFSAPGAQLRSRSLPRDTSRLMDDEQNNSDNEEELSLFNTEDFMAGHRERILKEEEESTDDQAGPEHRKYKQLSDSPERCWMERSRGQLPRSSCEISSSSDTFSSPVHSVSAAGGLGGQMDHKEDHQSSSGNWSGSSSTCPSQTSETIPPAASPPLTSSSHCDSELSLNAASHAAEDATGFMLDHYQGLRTQRVGSFSSTAMDILEEVGAGTPIEGEWGYPHADPPHSQGFSPEPSREAESSLGCPSFTSMATCESSFSDKPPSEKADTVSHYSVDTEGYYTSMHFDCGLKGSRSFTYSYAPSDCGLSDSSPHLTLGRRCLSLRKPKVKPSPPKRSSSLRKICSEGSIPDTSEPKIFQRLPLTSKERKLQLLLSGSYENSSQIKEPLVAWGVEGSTLPGCGLYGSSDARLFRDCGIAQSDEVDLWLLNDYKSSDPYRSLSNSSTATGTTVIECMKSQEGSESQASQSGSRSTTPSLPSVEGEFKLTSPEKLAGLASPSSGYSSQSETPTSSFPNTFFPGPLSPAGTKRKPKVPERKSSLSSLSLQTQSGRDGVTSKRDLELPVTPPSHLDLSALHSGNSKASACRSVEQNLHENKQNASISAKPPNSEQINAHPLLITPSVLNSVQLRTVSKENEEGAVRISSSKLSSSRSFELKSPSLNHQIHPYLPTKKSTFTSSEELRSETLNQRDKEESNTTVGLRPEPSSDLKDAEILERSWSDEGEMCAESADTSISSADSEAPQELAEPPAGDPCPSPPVLHSSPKRCSSLDKVPAADGQLEASRDSEAENSSSGVSAESASQDGGEESTAEREDSFSKESSLSDSSVSPLHDESRPEEDSVFVSPTKSRTTEDLFAMIHRSKRKVLGRKDSTELGGRSRLGAASGNTPPGSTGGSPPPLPSPPSAATPPSLHKVSSPIYRSVKKSSTSNEEFKLLLLRKGSRSDSSYRMSAAEILKSPVTPKPPADFLTESPRQAMEPASPLLPPALDQLSSPYPKANADSFSPKSFFTAAASRQSRSRIPPPASSSRYSVRSRMYSTPMQAISEGEAENSDGSPHDDRSSQGST; encoded by the exons CGGTCTCTAATCTGGACGTGGAGAGTAAGCTGACCGAACACTTCCAGTCTTCCTGGCTCCAGCAGAGGAACCTTCTCAACTCCTCCACACGGCCAGCATGCATAGAAGACCTCCACAAGCAAGCCAGCCTGAGTCTGTGGGCCCTGAACCGAG ATCACCAGAGAGCGTCAGGCAGCGGGGAGAGGCGAGTAACCATCTCTGCCTTGCCCCCCATGCCCCTGTACCCCTCCTCCAGCCCTGTCAAGACG AGACTTTTTGCAGATGCATCGACACAAATTACGCAG GCTGCACGCTCTGACCCCGACACTGACGGGGTGGCTCTAGGTCACCGGTCTAAGCTTCCCATCCCTAACACCCCCTCCACTCTGGACAAGCAGACTAACTGGTCTAGAGCTCTGCCGCTGCCCACCCCAGAGGAGAGAATGAAAAGCAGCTCCCAAGTCATCAGCTCATGCATCATCCCTATTAATGTGACCG GGGTCGGCTTTGACAGAGATGCTAGTGTGCGCTGCTCGCTGGTTCACTCGCAGTCCGTGCTACAGAGGAGACGGAAGCTGAGGAGACGCAGGACTGTGGCCGGCGTTCCCAGACAGGTGCACCCGGATCTAG ATTCTGACGAGTCCCCTGGTTCCAGAGAGCGAACGGTGATCGTTCACGCAAGCCTCGACCTCACCCCCTCACGCGAAGAGATTAGCACCCATCTAACCACCAGAGACTCAGGCTGCCAGACAGAAGACTTCCTGATCTCAGGAGCGCCGTCTCGGAGGAAGATCAGGAGCCAGAGGGGTCAGGGAATCTCCCTCTTGCTCTCCCACTCCGCAGGAAACATCTCCTCCCTGGCGGACGGCGGTGACGGCATGTTCTCTGCGCCCGGAGCTCAGCTGCGTTCTCGGAGTCTGCCCAGAGACACCAGCCGGCTGATGGACGATGAGCAGAACAACAGCGACAATGAGGAGGAGCTTTCCCTGTTCAACACCGAGGACTTCATGGCGGGACACCGGGAGAGGAtcctgaaggaggaagaggagagcaCGGACGACCAGGCTGGACCAGAGCACCGGAAGTACAAGCAGCTGTCGGACAGTCCAGAGCGCTGCTGGATGGAGCGAAGCCGAGGCCAACTGCCCCGCAGCAGCTGTGAGATCTCCTCCAGCTCGGACACCTTCAGCAGCCCGGTGCACTCCGTCTCCGCTGCGGGGGGCCTGGGGGGGCAGATGGACCATAAGGAGGACCACCAGTCCTCCAGTGGGAACTGGAGCGGGAGCAGCTCCACCTGCCCCTCCCAGACATCCGAAACTATCCCCCCTGCAGCCTCCCCGCCCCTGACCAGCTCCTCCCACTGTGACTCAGAGCTGTCGCTGAACGCCGCCTCTCACGCCGCCGAAGACGCCACCGGCTTCATGCTGGACCACTACCAGGGCCTCAGGACCCAGCGGGTGGGTTCCTTCTCCTCCACCGCCATGGATATCCTAGAGGAAGTGGGAGCTGGCACGCCCATCGAAGGGGAGTGGGGTTACCCCCACGCCGACCCGCCCCACTCGCAGGGCTTCAGCCCCGAGCCGAGCAGGGAGGCGGAGAGCAGCCTGGGCTGCCCCAGCTTCACCAGCATGGCCACCTGTGAGAGCAGCTTCTCCGACAAACCCCCCTCGGAGAAAGCCGACACCGTCTCCCATTACTCCGTGGACACGGAGGGCTACTACACCTCCATGCACTTTGACTGCGGCCTGAAGGGCAGCAGGAGCTTCACCTACAGCTATGCACCCTCAGACTGCGGCCTGTCTGACTCCAGCCCCCACCTGACCCTCGGGAGGCGCTGCCTGTCCTTACGGAAACCAAAGGTGAAGCCGTCTCCGCCAAAGAGGAGCTCCTCCTTAAGGAAAATATGCAGTGAGGGAAGCATCCCCGACACGTCAGAACCAAAGATCTTTCAGAGACTTCCTTTGACCTCGAAGGAGAggaagctgcagctcctgctgtcTGGCTCCTACGAAAACTCCTCACAGATCAAAGAGCCGTTGGTGGCCTGGGGGGTCGAGGGCTCAACTCTGCCCGGTTGTGGCCTCTATGGCTCCTCTGACGCCCGTTTATTCAGAGATTGTGGCATAGCTCAGTCAGATGAGGTGGATCTGTGGCTCCTGAACGATTATAAATCCAGCGATCCGTACCGATCCCTGTCCAACTCCAGCACGGCCACCGGCACCACCGTCATCGAGTGCATGAAGTCTCAGGAGGGCTCAGAGTCCCAAGCGTCCCAGTCCGGCTCCAGGTCCACCACCCCCTCGCTTCCATCGGTGGAGGGGGAGTTCAAGCTGACGTCTCCGGAAAAATTAGCTGGCCTGGCCAGCCCATCGAGCGGCTACTCCAGCCAGTCCGAAACCCCCACCTCCTCCTTTCCTAACACCTTCTTTCCCGGGCCGCTGTCACCCGCAGGAACGAAGAGGAAACCCAAAGTCCCAGAGAGGAAGTCTTCCCTGTCGTCTCTGTCTCTTCAGACCCAGTCCGGCAGGGACGGAGTCACTTCGAAGAGGGATCTGGAGCTGCCAGTGACTCCCCCCTCCCACCTCGACTTAAGTGCCCTTCACAGTGGGAACAGCAAGGCCTCAGCCTGCAGGAGTGTGGAGCAAAACCTTCACGAGAACAAACAAAACGCTTCCATTTCAGCAAAACCTCCAAACTCAGAACAGATTAATGCCCACCCCCTGCTCATCACCCCCTCCGTACTGAACTCCGTGCAGCTCCGAACCGTCAGCAAGGAGAACGAGGAGGGAGCGGTCAGGATCTCCTCCAGTAAACTCTCCAGCAGTAGATCTTTTGAGCTCAAAAGTCCTTCACTAAACCACCAAATTCATCCTTATTTACCCACAAAGAAGTCAACATTTACCTCAAGTGAGGAGCTGAGGAGCGAGACTCTCAACCAGCGGGACAAAGAGGAGAGCAACACTACAGTCGGGCTGCGGCCAGAACCGAGCTCGGACCTGAAAGACGCAGAAATCCTCGAGAGATCCTGGAGTGATGAAGGAGAGATGTGCGCAGAGTCTGCAGACACTTCCATCAGCTCCGCAGACTCAGAGGCTCCACAGGAGCTCGCCGAGCCTCCCGCAGGAGACCCGTGTCCGTCTCCTCCCGTCCTGCACAGCTCCCCCAAGAGATGCAGCAGTCTGGACAAAGTGCCTGCTGCAGACGGACAGCTGGAGGCTTCACGGGACAGCGAGGCAGAAAACAGTTCATCAGGGGTTTCAGCTGAAAGTGCCTCACAGGACGGAGGAGAGGAGTCCACAGCTGAGAGGGAGGACTCCTTCAGTAAAG AGTCCTCCCTCAGCGACAGCTCCGTGTCTCCACTGCATGACGAGTCTAGACCTGAGGAGGACAGCGTGTTTGTGTCGCCCACCAAGTCCCGCACCACGGAGGATCTGTTTGCCATGATTCACAG GTCTAAGAGGAAGGTGTTGGGGAGGAAGGACTCCACCGAGCTGGGCGGAAGGAGCCGCCTCGGTGCCGCCTCGGGAAACACGCCACCTGGCAGCACCGGCGGCTCACCACCCCCTCTGCCATCGCCCCCTTCTGCTGCGACCCCACCCAGTCTCCATAAAGTGTCTAGTCCCATCTACAGGAGCGTCAAGAAGTCCAGCACCTCCAACGAGGAGTTCAAGCTGCTCCTGCTGAGGAAGGGAAGCCGCTCCGATTCCAGCTACCGCATGTCGGCTGCCGAGATCCTCAAGAGCCCCGTGACTCCTAAACCTCCTGCAGATTTCCTGACAGAGTCCCCCAGGCAGGCGATGGAGCCCGCCTCCCCGCTGCTGCCGCCCGCTCTGGACCAGCTCTCCAGCCCCTACCCCAAAGCCAACGCTGACAGCTTCTCCCCGAAATCCTTCTTCACAGCTGCCGCCTCCCGGCAGAGCCGCTCCAGGATCCCCCCGCCTGCCAGCAGCAGCCGCTACAGCGTGCGCAGCAGGATGTACTCCACCCCCATGCAGGCCATCTCCGAGGGCGAGGCGGAGAACTCTGACGGGAGCCCCCACGACGACCGCTCGTCCCAGGGGTCCACGTAG
- the nhsa gene encoding Nance-Horan syndrome protein isoform X1 yields the protein MPFAKRVVEPQFLCRYQVPNEEGLAFEDLVSISNVALSRTLRQLSDLAKHACSIFQELEVELTSTKQRLGGLHGRLSLLQQTCNGLDPKEEAVPVSNLDVESKLTEHFQSSWLQQRNLLNSSTRPACIEDLHKQASLSLWALNRDHQRASGSGERRVTISALPPMPLYPSSSPVKTLQPTRSSSPTECCRLSPWSRKAARSDPDTDGVALGHRSKLPIPNTPSTLDKQTNWSRALPLPTPEERMKSSSQVISSCIIPINVTGVGFDRDASVRCSLVHSQSVLQRRRKLRRRRTVAGVPRQVHPDLDSDESPGSRERTVIVHASLDLTPSREEISTHLTTRDSGCQTEDFLISGAPSRRKIRSQRGQGISLLLSHSAGNISSLADGGDGMFSAPGAQLRSRSLPRDTSRLMDDEQNNSDNEEELSLFNTEDFMAGHRERILKEEEESTDDQAGPEHRKYKQLSDSPERCWMERSRGQLPRSSCEISSSSDTFSSPVHSVSAAGGLGGQMDHKEDHQSSSGNWSGSSSTCPSQTSETIPPAASPPLTSSSHCDSELSLNAASHAAEDATGFMLDHYQGLRTQRVGSFSSTAMDILEEVGAGTPIEGEWGYPHADPPHSQGFSPEPSREAESSLGCPSFTSMATCESSFSDKPPSEKADTVSHYSVDTEGYYTSMHFDCGLKGSRSFTYSYAPSDCGLSDSSPHLTLGRRCLSLRKPKVKPSPPKRSSSLRKICSEGSIPDTSEPKIFQRLPLTSKERKLQLLLSGSYENSSQIKEPLVAWGVEGSTLPGCGLYGSSDARLFRDCGIAQSDEVDLWLLNDYKSSDPYRSLSNSSTATGTTVIECMKSQEGSESQASQSGSRSTTPSLPSVEGEFKLTSPEKLAGLASPSSGYSSQSETPTSSFPNTFFPGPLSPAGTKRKPKVPERKSSLSSLSLQTQSGRDGVTSKRDLELPVTPPSHLDLSALHSGNSKASACRSVEQNLHENKQNASISAKPPNSEQINAHPLLITPSVLNSVQLRTVSKENEEGAVRISSSKLSSSRSFELKSPSLNHQIHPYLPTKKSTFTSSEELRSETLNQRDKEESNTTVGLRPEPSSDLKDAEILERSWSDEGEMCAESADTSISSADSEAPQELAEPPAGDPCPSPPVLHSSPKRCSSLDKVPAADGQLEASRDSEAENSSSGVSAESASQDGGEESTAEREDSFSKESSLSDSSVSPLHDESRPEEDSVFVSPTKSRTTEDLFAMIHRSKRKVLGRKDSTELGGRSRLGAASGNTPPGSTGGSPPPLPSPPSAATPPSLHKVSSPIYRSVKKSSTSNEEFKLLLLRKGSRSDSSYRMSAAEILKSPVTPKPPADFLTESPRQAMEPASPLLPPALDQLSSPYPKANADSFSPKSFFTAAASRQSRSRIPPPASSSRYSVRSRMYSTPMQAISEGEAENSDGSPHDDRSSQGST from the exons CGGTCTCTAATCTGGACGTGGAGAGTAAGCTGACCGAACACTTCCAGTCTTCCTGGCTCCAGCAGAGGAACCTTCTCAACTCCTCCACACGGCCAGCATGCATAGAAGACCTCCACAAGCAAGCCAGCCTGAGTCTGTGGGCCCTGAACCGAG ATCACCAGAGAGCGTCAGGCAGCGGGGAGAGGCGAGTAACCATCTCTGCCTTGCCCCCCATGCCCCTGTACCCCTCCTCCAGCCCTGTCAAGACG CTCCAACCCACCCGCTCCTCCTCCCCCACCGAATGTTGCCGCCTCTCCCCCTGGAGCAGAAAG GCTGCACGCTCTGACCCCGACACTGACGGGGTGGCTCTAGGTCACCGGTCTAAGCTTCCCATCCCTAACACCCCCTCCACTCTGGACAAGCAGACTAACTGGTCTAGAGCTCTGCCGCTGCCCACCCCAGAGGAGAGAATGAAAAGCAGCTCCCAAGTCATCAGCTCATGCATCATCCCTATTAATGTGACCG GGGTCGGCTTTGACAGAGATGCTAGTGTGCGCTGCTCGCTGGTTCACTCGCAGTCCGTGCTACAGAGGAGACGGAAGCTGAGGAGACGCAGGACTGTGGCCGGCGTTCCCAGACAGGTGCACCCGGATCTAG ATTCTGACGAGTCCCCTGGTTCCAGAGAGCGAACGGTGATCGTTCACGCAAGCCTCGACCTCACCCCCTCACGCGAAGAGATTAGCACCCATCTAACCACCAGAGACTCAGGCTGCCAGACAGAAGACTTCCTGATCTCAGGAGCGCCGTCTCGGAGGAAGATCAGGAGCCAGAGGGGTCAGGGAATCTCCCTCTTGCTCTCCCACTCCGCAGGAAACATCTCCTCCCTGGCGGACGGCGGTGACGGCATGTTCTCTGCGCCCGGAGCTCAGCTGCGTTCTCGGAGTCTGCCCAGAGACACCAGCCGGCTGATGGACGATGAGCAGAACAACAGCGACAATGAGGAGGAGCTTTCCCTGTTCAACACCGAGGACTTCATGGCGGGACACCGGGAGAGGAtcctgaaggaggaagaggagagcaCGGACGACCAGGCTGGACCAGAGCACCGGAAGTACAAGCAGCTGTCGGACAGTCCAGAGCGCTGCTGGATGGAGCGAAGCCGAGGCCAACTGCCCCGCAGCAGCTGTGAGATCTCCTCCAGCTCGGACACCTTCAGCAGCCCGGTGCACTCCGTCTCCGCTGCGGGGGGCCTGGGGGGGCAGATGGACCATAAGGAGGACCACCAGTCCTCCAGTGGGAACTGGAGCGGGAGCAGCTCCACCTGCCCCTCCCAGACATCCGAAACTATCCCCCCTGCAGCCTCCCCGCCCCTGACCAGCTCCTCCCACTGTGACTCAGAGCTGTCGCTGAACGCCGCCTCTCACGCCGCCGAAGACGCCACCGGCTTCATGCTGGACCACTACCAGGGCCTCAGGACCCAGCGGGTGGGTTCCTTCTCCTCCACCGCCATGGATATCCTAGAGGAAGTGGGAGCTGGCACGCCCATCGAAGGGGAGTGGGGTTACCCCCACGCCGACCCGCCCCACTCGCAGGGCTTCAGCCCCGAGCCGAGCAGGGAGGCGGAGAGCAGCCTGGGCTGCCCCAGCTTCACCAGCATGGCCACCTGTGAGAGCAGCTTCTCCGACAAACCCCCCTCGGAGAAAGCCGACACCGTCTCCCATTACTCCGTGGACACGGAGGGCTACTACACCTCCATGCACTTTGACTGCGGCCTGAAGGGCAGCAGGAGCTTCACCTACAGCTATGCACCCTCAGACTGCGGCCTGTCTGACTCCAGCCCCCACCTGACCCTCGGGAGGCGCTGCCTGTCCTTACGGAAACCAAAGGTGAAGCCGTCTCCGCCAAAGAGGAGCTCCTCCTTAAGGAAAATATGCAGTGAGGGAAGCATCCCCGACACGTCAGAACCAAAGATCTTTCAGAGACTTCCTTTGACCTCGAAGGAGAggaagctgcagctcctgctgtcTGGCTCCTACGAAAACTCCTCACAGATCAAAGAGCCGTTGGTGGCCTGGGGGGTCGAGGGCTCAACTCTGCCCGGTTGTGGCCTCTATGGCTCCTCTGACGCCCGTTTATTCAGAGATTGTGGCATAGCTCAGTCAGATGAGGTGGATCTGTGGCTCCTGAACGATTATAAATCCAGCGATCCGTACCGATCCCTGTCCAACTCCAGCACGGCCACCGGCACCACCGTCATCGAGTGCATGAAGTCTCAGGAGGGCTCAGAGTCCCAAGCGTCCCAGTCCGGCTCCAGGTCCACCACCCCCTCGCTTCCATCGGTGGAGGGGGAGTTCAAGCTGACGTCTCCGGAAAAATTAGCTGGCCTGGCCAGCCCATCGAGCGGCTACTCCAGCCAGTCCGAAACCCCCACCTCCTCCTTTCCTAACACCTTCTTTCCCGGGCCGCTGTCACCCGCAGGAACGAAGAGGAAACCCAAAGTCCCAGAGAGGAAGTCTTCCCTGTCGTCTCTGTCTCTTCAGACCCAGTCCGGCAGGGACGGAGTCACTTCGAAGAGGGATCTGGAGCTGCCAGTGACTCCCCCCTCCCACCTCGACTTAAGTGCCCTTCACAGTGGGAACAGCAAGGCCTCAGCCTGCAGGAGTGTGGAGCAAAACCTTCACGAGAACAAACAAAACGCTTCCATTTCAGCAAAACCTCCAAACTCAGAACAGATTAATGCCCACCCCCTGCTCATCACCCCCTCCGTACTGAACTCCGTGCAGCTCCGAACCGTCAGCAAGGAGAACGAGGAGGGAGCGGTCAGGATCTCCTCCAGTAAACTCTCCAGCAGTAGATCTTTTGAGCTCAAAAGTCCTTCACTAAACCACCAAATTCATCCTTATTTACCCACAAAGAAGTCAACATTTACCTCAAGTGAGGAGCTGAGGAGCGAGACTCTCAACCAGCGGGACAAAGAGGAGAGCAACACTACAGTCGGGCTGCGGCCAGAACCGAGCTCGGACCTGAAAGACGCAGAAATCCTCGAGAGATCCTGGAGTGATGAAGGAGAGATGTGCGCAGAGTCTGCAGACACTTCCATCAGCTCCGCAGACTCAGAGGCTCCACAGGAGCTCGCCGAGCCTCCCGCAGGAGACCCGTGTCCGTCTCCTCCCGTCCTGCACAGCTCCCCCAAGAGATGCAGCAGTCTGGACAAAGTGCCTGCTGCAGACGGACAGCTGGAGGCTTCACGGGACAGCGAGGCAGAAAACAGTTCATCAGGGGTTTCAGCTGAAAGTGCCTCACAGGACGGAGGAGAGGAGTCCACAGCTGAGAGGGAGGACTCCTTCAGTAAAG AGTCCTCCCTCAGCGACAGCTCCGTGTCTCCACTGCATGACGAGTCTAGACCTGAGGAGGACAGCGTGTTTGTGTCGCCCACCAAGTCCCGCACCACGGAGGATCTGTTTGCCATGATTCACAG GTCTAAGAGGAAGGTGTTGGGGAGGAAGGACTCCACCGAGCTGGGCGGAAGGAGCCGCCTCGGTGCCGCCTCGGGAAACACGCCACCTGGCAGCACCGGCGGCTCACCACCCCCTCTGCCATCGCCCCCTTCTGCTGCGACCCCACCCAGTCTCCATAAAGTGTCTAGTCCCATCTACAGGAGCGTCAAGAAGTCCAGCACCTCCAACGAGGAGTTCAAGCTGCTCCTGCTGAGGAAGGGAAGCCGCTCCGATTCCAGCTACCGCATGTCGGCTGCCGAGATCCTCAAGAGCCCCGTGACTCCTAAACCTCCTGCAGATTTCCTGACAGAGTCCCCCAGGCAGGCGATGGAGCCCGCCTCCCCGCTGCTGCCGCCCGCTCTGGACCAGCTCTCCAGCCCCTACCCCAAAGCCAACGCTGACAGCTTCTCCCCGAAATCCTTCTTCACAGCTGCCGCCTCCCGGCAGAGCCGCTCCAGGATCCCCCCGCCTGCCAGCAGCAGCCGCTACAGCGTGCGCAGCAGGATGTACTCCACCCCCATGCAGGCCATCTCCGAGGGCGAGGCGGAGAACTCTGACGGGAGCCCCCACGACGACCGCTCGTCCCAGGGGTCCACGTAG